The following proteins are co-located in the Nomia melanderi isolate GNS246 chromosome 1, iyNomMela1, whole genome shotgun sequence genome:
- the Srp9 gene encoding signal recognition particle 9, with the protein MTYLSSWEEFEKGAERLYLQDPMKTRYTMKYCHSKGILCLKLTDNRTCLQYKTEIAQDLKKMEKFIGNLMRHMASKES; encoded by the exons ATGACATATTTAAGTTCATGGGAAGAATTCGAGAAAGGGGCAGAGAGGTTATATCTTCAAGATCCAATGAAA ACTCGgtatacaatgaaatattgcCATAGTAAAGGTATCTTATGTCTAAAACTTACAGATAATCGAACG TGCctacaatataaaacagagaTAGCACAGGACTTAAAGAAGATGGAaaaatttataggaaatttaatGAGGCACATGGCATCTAAGGAGAGCTAA